The Lycium barbarum isolate Lr01 chromosome 4, ASM1917538v2, whole genome shotgun sequence nucleotide sequence TCCATAAACTGATCAGCTGCCACTATTTCAAAGGTCTGAAATATGAGGGATTCACAACCTTCCTTGGCCTCAACACATGGGACAGAAGGGTCTCTATATATTGAAAGATCATCTTCACCGTGAACAATAATTTCTTGTTTCTCATATTCAAACTTGACCACTTTGTGTAAAGTAGATGGCACCGCTCTAGCTGcatggatccatggccttcctaaaAGCAAGTTGTAGGAAGTGTCCATGTCTATAACTTGGAATGTGATCCCAAAATCAACAGGTCCAATTTTTAAAGTAAGATCAATCTCACCAATGGTGTCTCTTTTTGCGCCATCGAAAGCTCGAACACACACATTGTTAGTACGAATTCTATCTGTGCTGATTTTCAAACTCTGCAAAGTAGAGAGGGGGCAGATGTCCACACCCGAGCCTCCATCTATCATGACTCTTTTCACATAATGTTCTTCACATTTGACAGTTAAATGCAAAGCCTTATTATGTCCTTCTCCTTCCACAGGCAACTCATCGTCGGTGAAAGTGATTCTATTCACCTCAAATATTCTATTGGCCATCCTTTCCAGGTGACTTACAGTTGTTTTGTCTGAAACATGTGCCTCATTCAGAATTCTAATCAATGCTTGACAGTGCTCTTTAGAATGTATGAGCAAAGATAGCAATGAAATCTGAGCAGGAGTTTTTCTCAACTGATCAATAATAGAGTAATCCTGGACTTTCATCTTCTTCATGAACTCTTCAGCTTCTTCTTCAGTGATAGGTTTTTTCACCGGAAATTGGCTATCCCTGGCTTGTTTGGCTCTCTTTAGTTCTTCTGGAGCATAACACCTTCCAGAACGCGTTAAACCACCGGTTTCGTCTATTTCTTCAACAATCTCCTTGCCCTTGTAAGTCACAGTGGTTTTGTTGTAGTTCCATGGGACAGTTTTCATGTTTGTCACTGGAATTTGTGTCGTGTGCTTTATCACAATTGGTTCTGTCATCTTTCCTAAACCATTCTGGTTTTGACCAAACCTGGGAAAACCACTAGGAACATATAATTTTGGTCCAGTTACTAATGTCTCTTTTTTCTTTGTTGCTCCAGGAACATACAATATCAACTTCCCCGAGCCTTTGAGATTCGCATTAGAATTTGCACCTTTTACACACAACGGTGCTTCTTGTGCAGACTTTGTCACCATTCCCAACCTTTCTTTTAAGGTGTCAATTTCCATTATTGTTTTGCCTGTTTGCTTATATTCCTTATCGTCACAGATCATCCCAACAACATGAGCATTGTTGTGAGCAGTAAGTGGGTTGTTGGTGACATTCGGAGCCTCTTCGTCATGTATTACAATTGCTTTGTCATCAATTAGCTTCTCAATGGCTCTCTTCAAAGTAAAACAATTTTCTGTGCTATGACCCTGAGCGTTAGAATGATACTCGCACCTGACAGTGGGGTCAAAACCTCTTGCATTTGGGTTGACATTATACGACATGATAGGTTCAATCAAACCCAATTGTATCAATTTCCGCAACAGGCTTGTGTATGATTCTCCAATTGGGGTGAAATTTTCCCTCTGTCTTTGTTTTCTTACATAATCAGTCTTAGGACGTGGATTATAAGGTGCTTGAAAATTTTGTTGTTGGGGACGAAAGCCTTGTGGAGCAGGCGCCCTCCATTGTTGGCGTTGAGGAGGTCGGGCATATGCCTGGGTGTTGAAAACCGTATATTGGGGTGGAACAATTGAGTAGTGGGGATCCTGATGCGGATAAAAATGTTGAGGTGAGTTGGATTGTCCTCGTAAGATTTGGTGGTTTGTCCCCCTTTGAGCAGCACTGGACCCTGATGCCATCATGGATCCTTCCTCTTTCGTTTTTCGATTTCCAAAACCACCAGACCCATTTTGAATTGCTTGGGTGGTAGCCTTGAGTGCTACCTGACTCACAATTTTGCCGGACTTGATGCCATTTTCAACCATTTCCCCAACTTTAATTGCTTCTGCGAATGTCTTTCCCACTGTGGAAAGCAAGTAGTGGAAGTAATCAGGTTCTTGTGCCTGGAGGAAAACATCAATCATTTCCGACTCCTTCATCGGCGGTTTGACCCTGGCAGTTTGTTCCCTCCACTTGATAGCATATTATCTAAAACTCTCGGTAGGCTTTTTTCTTATACTGGCGAGAGAAGTGCGATCAGGCACAATATCAATGTTATACTGAAATTGTCGAACACAATCTCCTGCCATGTCATCCCATGTAGGCCAATTAGAAATATCTTGATCGATGAACCATTCTGAGGCAATTCCCACTAGACTTTCTCCAAAATATGCCATGAGTAATTCTTCCTTACTCTCTGCCCCTCTTAGTTGATTATAATACTTCTTCAAGTGTGCTACGGGGTCGCCGTGACCATCGTACTTCTCAAACTTCGGAGTCTTAAAACCAAGGGGCAAATGAACATTGGGGAACATGCACAAATCTCTGAATGAGACGCTTTTTGGACCTCCTAATCCTTGCATATTCCTCACACTCTGCTCTAGATTCTTCATTTTTCTAGCCATTTCTTCTTGTCCCTCATTCTTAGCAGTTTTCTCGATCTCGACGGGGGAACTATACTGCTGAAAAGGGTTATACGAGTCTGGGACTTTAAAAGTCAATTCCGGAGAATAATATTGATCGTGGTGACCTTTAGATGGAGGCTCATTATTGGACTTCTGTACCAATGTTGGTTGAGGGATTGTAGTAGTTTGTACAGTGGGGATGAAAAGTGGGTTATTTTTGAAGGGTGCATTTGGAGGGCGCACAGTGGAAGTTCCAGAAGTGTTGGATATGTTAACATGTGGACCAAATCCAGGAGGAAAAAGTGGATCACTTGTCGGGGTTTCAATGGGAATTGACATAGTCACATCCGGGAATCCAGGGATTGAAGATGGTGGAGCTTGCCCATTCATCCAAGCCTGGTACATGTCAGCCATTTGTTGTCT carries:
- the LOC132637118 gene encoding uncharacterized protein LOC132637118; protein product: MKESEMIDVFLQAQEPDYFHYLLSTVGKTFAEAIKVGEMVENGIKSGKIVSQVALKATTQAIQNGSGGFGNRKTKEEGSMMASGSSAAQRGTNHQILRGQSNSPQHFYPHQDPHYSIVPPQYTVFNTQAYARPPQRQQWRAPAPQGFRPQQQNFQAPYNPRPKTDYVRKQRQRENFTPIGESYTSLLRKLIQLGLIEPIMSYNVNPNARGFDPTVRCEYHSNAQGHSTENCFTLKRAIEKLIDDKAIVIHDEEAPNVTNNPLTAHNNAHVVGMICDDKEYKQTGKTIMEIDTLKERLGMVTKSAQEAPLCVKGANSNANLKGSGKLILYVPGATKKKETLVTGPKLYVPSGFPRFGQNQNGLGKMTEPIVIKHTTQIPVTNMKTVPWNYNKTTVTYKGKEIVEEIDETGGLTRSGRCYAPEELKRAKQARDSQFPVKKPITEEEAEEFMKKMKVQDYSIIDQLRKTPAQISLLSLLIHSKEHCQALIRILNEAHVSDKTTVSHLERMANRIFEVNRITFTDDELPVEGEGHNKALHLTVKCEEHYVKRVMIDGGSGVDICPLSTLQSLKISTDRIRTNNVCVRAFDGAKRDTIGEIDLTLKIGPVDFGITFQVIDMDTSYNLLLGRPWIHAARAVPSTLHKVVKFEYEKQEIIVHGEDDLSIYRDPSVPCVEAKEGCESLIFQTFEIVAADQFMEGKPILEPHLSSTSVMVATKMLQNGYDPGKGLGVSLQGIVDPISPFGNQDTFGLGFRPTNADRKWAKEQKNKVWKLPKPVPHIAKSFTRSRFEESKDVSVQDDVDEICQGLKEMFYGVNMVQIGEGPSHADVQRIGPEVKLANWEATPLPTKKESW